DNA from bacterium:
TGTGATTAAGGATATTCATGTGTCACGGTCTCATTGTGTCATCAAACTCCTGAGGGATGGTTCCTGTATGCTGGTTGATCAGAGCACAAGCGGGACAGTTGTCAACGGCCGGGAAATTAATCATGAAAAGGTGATTCTGGAAAATGAGTCAACCATTGGTATTGGCCCTGTACTGCTGTCATTCACTTTGGAGCCTGAATAAACGGTTGTTGAATCGCAGAAAAATAGACGGAGTAGAGAAATATATAATATTAATATAAATATTATCTTATGACACTTGACAAATATTCGCTCATCCATAAAAGGGTAGAGAATAAAGATGTATCTTGATGTGCAGCTCAGGACGGAATTAATCAGAAGTTATGATCTCGGTCAGATACAAGGGATAATCGGAAGCTATAAAAACGCCTCGGTCATTCTGGACGATGATGAAATATATCCGAAGCATGCCATTCTGTCGCAGGAATCCGGAAATGTGATAATTACTCCTGTTTCGAGAAAAACGGAAGTATATGTAAATGCCAGACCCATTCACGATTCATATATACTCCGTGAAAACGATATTATCAATATCGGCCTGTTTTCTCTGATTGTTCAGCCGGCAAAGCCATCAAGACATATATCACCGGTTCATAAACTAAAACCTCCCGTTTCCGAATCTGCTCTGAGAACCGCTGAACCCGAATCAGAGGAGATTCCGATAACATATTCAAAAGCGGAGCAACTTCTTTCATCCAAGAGTAAAAGTCCGGAACCTTATAAACACCCTGCGGAAGCTTCCATTGAACCTTTAAAAGCTCCCGATGTTACCGTTGAAACGGAAAAAATTGTTGAATATCAGCCGTTGACCCTCACGGAAAAGGACAAAGATAAAATATCGGGATTCTCTATCTTTGGCCGCCGTATATTGTCCAGAACGATTATAATCCTGAGTACTCTGATTGTAACGGTGGTTATTATCCTGTTTTTTGTCGGTAAATCCCGGTGGTTCGGTCCCGGTGATTCTTCCGGGGATATAAGCAAGATCAGGATTCTTGTCGAAAAAGGCGATTATGAGACTGCGGAAAAAATGTTGACAAACATTCCGGGCAAAGAAGGGCAGGAGCTTCTCAAGACTGTTAAAATGAATATCCGGGTTGAGCGTGCCATTGAAAATTCTCAAAAAGCTTTACAATCCGATTCCTTGGCAGCACTTGATGAATCGATAAATGAATTGAGCGGCGTTATCAATGAATTGCGTGTTACCGGAATTGATCCTCTCGGTCAGAAAAAATTGCGTAATCTCATGACCGAACTGGAAAAAAAGAAAACAAAGTGAATCGCGTACCATGATCACCCGGTCTATTCATATGATTCGATAGAATGCGGATATCGTCAGAACTTGAGGATTTGGAAGGTTTTATTATTAAGGATGAACCGGGGGTGTGTTTTAAACGACCGTCAATGTGAATTATTCTGTTCAATGATAAGAGTTTTTGCAGTTTCTGTCCATTGTTCACAGGGCGTGTTTACGAGTATTTTCCCGATGGTATATCCTGCCGCGGCCGGTGTCGGATAAAAACTGAATATTGCCTCTTTAGACCATCCCTCAGCAAAATTCACCTTATTTTTCGTTGCCACCACCTGAATCAGTTCAGATGAACGGTTCTGTTTTTCGTCGAGCATGGCTTTAAAAACAATCCCGCTGTCTGCTGAAGGGATTGTCGTTACTGTATTTGCAAAAATAAAGTTATCACTGTCGTAGTCGTTGGGAAACAGCATATGGACTTTATTATCATAGCCATGAACATTGAAAATCGTGATATAACAGTCCTGGGTTGATTGAATCACGAATTTCATGGTTTCACCTGCTTTATATAGGGCTTTGTCCATGTCCAGCGTGACTGCGAACATGGGATCATGTTCGCCTTCCTGCTCCACCTTGCACCGCACGGTTACCCGGTATATATTCACGGGAAGACCACGAGAGTCTTTCATGTCAGTACTAATAATTTCTATCACCGGATCGCCATCTTCGTCGACGATTTTCCCACGGGATTTTATGTTCGTATACTTATCGAAAAGAACACGCTGCTCGTTCTGGTCGATTGTCGTATCAGATACCAGTATAATACCGGCTTCGAAAGCGACAGCTTTCATACGGGCTTCGTTGGTTGCTTTGTTAATCGCTTCTTCCCGGGAGAGATTAAGCTCCGCACACTCGGCACATGCAACTATCCATTCGCCATCGCGCCAGACATCGCCTTTCTTGACGATTTCGGATGTGTCCTGGGAAACGGATTTTTCAGGTTCCTGTTTTGGGAGGGAATCTTTATCGGATGTGGTTTCCACGGGGCGGGGTTCAACCATTTTTTGAGTATTACGGCCTGCATCGGATCGAATACTTTCTATTACCGATCTGTCAAGGGTCTTTTTATGAAACATGCAGGAAATGTGGGAGAAGGAACAGGCAATTAAAACGAGTATCAAAGTATTGAGGTGGCGGGACAGCCGCATTTTCACAAACCCTGGTGAGGAATCCGTGAATCTCTTGCTGCCGGAGGAACGCAGAACGGGATTTCGCGCTGATCCCTGAAAGGATAAATCCTCACATACGGGATTTTTCACAAGGTTTTTATCGGAACCCGTAAATATCATTTATTCTTTTCCTTGTTTTTTTCGGATTCCTTGCGTACGCGTTCAATCTCTTTGTATTTGTCTTTTGAACCGCATCCGGGAACAGTTATTGTAATGGCAGAAAGGCCTGATATGAGCACCCGAAATAATGTTCGTCGAATCATATATTTACCTCTAAAATCCTATTGTTCTTTTTTAATGGATGTTCTCACAAGTACATAAACTGTTCCCGTATTATTATTCTCCCAGAAGTCATAGAGTTCTGTTCTGGTAAGAATTTCACTGGTTTTGAAAACAGCATCACCGGTGATGGTTACTCCGTCGCCGTTTTCGATAAATTCTTTTTCCGAGTTGACTTGGACACCCATAACCTGTGCTATCGATCGACGGGCATTCTGTTCCGCTTCTCTGAGGGCACGAAGCGGATTAAACCAGGGTTGAGAGAAACCAAGCGCATATATATATCCGTTTTCCACGGGTAATGTTTCTATCCACTGGGGTTTTACCGTCTTAAGGGCGCTGGGGAATTTCCCGCCTGTTAGCGATCGGAAAGAAGGGTGGCTGATACCCATCGCTACCGATTTGATCCCGTTTTTGTTCTCACGGATGTCCAGAATACGTACCGAGGCGGAAATCCCCAGTATTCCTTCGGTATTTATCAACGATTCATCAGTCTTTCTGGAGATACGCGGACCCCGGAAAGATCCCTGCGAAAATAATGTCGAATCGTTCAGTTCTATCCCCAGATACAGTGCAAGGCGCATTATACCGTTTTCGATGGCCCAGGTCGTTGACAGTGTTGAATCGTAGGTAGCAAGCGATAGACCGATTACAACTACCTCATCGGAACGCGGCGAGATGGTATCAATTATCGCCGCGTCCATGATTTTTGAGGTATGTGGTTTATTTCCGCATGTCCCGGCCACCAGTATCGTGAAGAACAAGGTAAATATGCATACAGCATTTTTCATTATTTATTGAGTTCTTGTATGCGCTTGTCGATTTCGGCATCGAGCTTCTTTTGTGCCTCTTCGTGCTGAATCTGAACTTTGAGCGCTTCACGTCTCACCTGGTCGGGGATTTTTGTCTTCATATCCTTGTAAAACTCTTCTTTGGGCATGATAATCGTAGCCCGTACCGAACCATCTTTACGGTATCCGATTTCTTTCGGTGTTGCTCCGCGGAGAAAATTCTGTGTTACTATCTTGGCAACACGCATGAAATCCTGCTCGCTCAGGGCTACCTGCGCATCTTTCGAGCTTGCCGTTGTACCGCGCATGTATGTTTCGGATAGCGATTTTACTTCGGTTTCGATCTGTTGCGATATATCGATCAATGCATTGGCTTTCGCCTGTTCTATGGCGATATTTTCATCGAGATTCTTGGCGGAATATCCGATTCCTACATATGCGTCAGGATACTTTTCCAATACTACAACACGTTCTTCAACACCCGGTTTTGCCCCGCATGACCACATGTAAACCGAAAGAGCAAGAACCATACTCACAAGAACCAGTCGTTTCATGGTGAACCTCCTCCTTGTCTGGATTTATATTATTTATGCTCACGACAACACATTGAATTTACGCTGCTTCATGGTGCCTGTCTTTCCGGCAGATTCCTTTCACAAGAAACAATCGTACGTTTACGTCAAACGGCAGTAAGTAGTTCTTTAATGTTCGCCTCCTCTGATTGCATGGCATTATTACATGTATTATTGATAATACTATACTAATATTGATGAAATATATCAACTGAGTATTTCACGCGCAATAACCATGTATCCGAATAATAAAATAGTATATAATGATAGTATCATGCTTATGAAAAACATATTCATAAAATTATAAATTGCCATATACCAGTATAAGATTCTGATTTGCAACCCTTTAATAGAACCTGGTCAGCATTTCTTGTGGCAATCTGATTGTTCATTATTTTTTCTGAAAATGATCAATTATGACAGTATTTAACCTATAACGGCACATAAAAGCAAGGGAAAAAGTAGTAAAAATTGCATATACTACTCAAAAAACTTATTTTTTGCAGGAAAATAGTATATATATTAAAAAATATTCTGTTTTTTTATTGGTTCAATAAAGTTTTATATTATTAATAAGCAAATGACTTCCTTTTTCCCCACTTAATAAAGTTATACATCATTCGTTATGTTGTGATGTGAATCACAGATATGATATGCTTTTTATAGATATCGTTGTTACAGCGTCTTTTTACCGGCGGATGTGTGATTGCACCGAATGCCCGGTGACCGCATAAAGGGCATGTATGGATATATCGGCGCGTATTAAGGAATGATACTATGAGAATAAAAAAACTATACAGCGTTTTTGCAGCCTCTGTCTTTTTCCTTTCTATAGTAGTATCTGTTCCGTGCGAAGAGTTGAACAATGTGGAAGTCATCATTGACAGATCCGGCGCGGGTTATGATGTCTATTACAATCTGGTTGACAGTGATGAAAAGGCCTTATTTGAAGTAACTGTGAGGATTACAGAAAATCAGGGACAAACCTATATATTTCCTAAGGCACTGATGGGCGATATCGGTTTTGGGATTTCGCCCGGTGAGAGAAGACATTTTCACTGGGATGCCAAAGCGGATATTACATCACCCCTGAGTGCGGGGGCAGTATTTGAATTAGTTCCAAGACGCCTGACCGGTGATGAGCTCGGTAGTCTCACTGTACGGGGTCTTCCATCTGATGCGGAGGTGTATCTAGACAATAAACCACTGGGACTGGCGCCCGTTCGTGAATTAGTATTGCCGGTGGGAAACCATTTGCTGAGGGTAAAAAAAGAAGAGTATGAGGATTTCGTAGAAAATATTGTTATTGAAAAAAAGACAGTAAAAGATCAGATATATTCACTGGTGCCTACATTCGGATACATTACGATAACCGGTATGCCTGATGGCGCTGAGGTATTGCTGAATGGGGAAAAAATCGGAGAAACACCGATTGACAGAAAACGTCAAAAACGTGGTTATTATGATGTAACAATTAAAAAAATTGGATATGTGGATTATTCAACGAATATCGAGGTTGTAACCGGACAAACATCTGGAGTTCAATTCGAACTGGAAATAATAAAAACCGGCCAGGTCACTTTTAAGGGTGATCCTGATGGTGCAGAGGTTTTCGTGGATGGGCAAAGGATAGGTGAGACCCCTATTATCGACAGAGAGATGGGGAGCGGAAGCTATACTATGACAGTCAGGAAAAAAGGATATAAAACATATGTTGCCCCCTTCAAGGTGGAACGGGCTCAAAAAAATGAATCTTCGTATAAGCTTGAAATAAAATTGAAAAAAGAGGCGTTCAACAAAAGTCTTATACTCCCCGGGAGCGGCCAGAGATATCTCGAAGACTCAACAAAAGGGAATGTCATGACAGTTCTCCAGTTCGCCGCTATCGGAGGGGCTGTTCTGTCATACCTCAACGCTTCCAAAGCGGTAAACGACTATAATGATGCAAAAAAAATCTATGAAAGTACCAAGCCTCCGCAAACGAATATTGATGTTGAGAGAGAAAACATGAAGACTAAACACGATACAGCAAAATCAGCTTCTTCCATGGTGTATGGAACATACGTTGCTGTCATCGGAGTATATCTATGGAATGTAATCGATATTGCGCTTGTGAAACAGATGAATAATACGAATCCACATGTTCAATCGTTCGATATAAAACCGTATTCTGACCACGAAATATCCGGAATTTCAGTAAGTATGAGGTTTTAGAGTGAATAGCAAATCATGTAAATTCTTGATGCTGAGTGTGCTTATGGGTATCATAACCTTTCTTGCGGTTTGTTCTCCTGCACCCACAGAATTGGAATATAATAATCCTGAAGATGAAAAATCATCAAAATATACTCCGCCTAAAATTATTACAATAACAAATCTTGATGATGGTGATGTGATAACGTCGAGGAATCTTAAAATTTCCTGGTTATGGAATGAAATTACGACCAAATGTCAGTATAGAATCGACAATAACACGTGGAATGATTGTGACACTACGTTCGTATACATTGAAGATATCGAAGAAGGCGCCCACACGTTTACTATTATGCCGGAGAATGAGTTTCATGTTGGCGAAAAAGATACTACAAATTTTGTTATCGAAACCATAAAAGGGCCCGGAATTACTTTTTCTCCACGGAAGGTTACCGGTTTGAAAGATGTTTCTGTGTATCTTTATGATGTTACGAACCTCATGGGAGCGCATATAGAAATCATCGCAACCCAGTCGTGCGCAGATATTGACACATTAATAGTTAGCAATAGTCCGGATTCATCATTGGTTATTTTATCCAAGTTAGCAGACAGTAACCGGCTTGTCATCGACTTTGCCTGTCTTATTACAAAAAAAGGGATTTCAGGAAACCTGCTCCTTGGTTCTTTTACCGTTAATCAGAATAATACCGGGGAAATCACCGTTGATCGGGAAAAAACGAAGTTCAGAGACATTAATAACAGTGCCATCAATATAAACAGTGAGGGGCTGGATTTCGTGAGGGTATATAAATGAGGCGCGATTTCGGACATTATTTTAACCATGTCTGTCTGTATTTCCTGGGTATGCTTCTGTTATCCGCCGCGCCGTCTTTTTCTTTGGGAGTGGATGTTCTCAAAGGAATCGAAATACATGACACCAACCGTAACGGGAAGATCGACAGGGCAGTCATATGGTTCGATACCGAGGTCGATTCAAGTACGGTCATGATAACCAGCAAAGATACTTTTGCCGTTTCGGGATACAGTGTTTATTCAATCGGTATCAATCTTGATAATAACGGTGATGGAATTTGTGATGGTTACAAAGCTTTGAGTGTTTTCTTTTATGAGGGCCAGGAATACGATACCGGCGTAAAACCGAATGTCACCTATTACGGAAACACACTCAAATATAAAACGGGTGCAACCGTATCACAGATTTCTGATGTCTCTGCGGTTGAAGTCGACAAGGCTGCCCCGATTATTCTTCGCGGCACAACAAAAGACATCGACAATAACGGTCTGTTCGATGAATGGTGGCTTCTTTTCTCCGAGCCGGTTCATGATGCTGTAGTGGATGGTTTCTGGATGATCGAGGACGCGTATGCATTCCAAACAAACAGTCATTATACTGATGGCAACTTCCTGATATTGCGGGTGATTGAAAAAGAACTTCCTTACGGAACCGTCCCCCGGCTCAGTTATGCGTCGGTTTCATCCGGACAGTCTAGCGTGCCGCCGTCTTCCGGAAATCACGGGAAGGGAGCGATCAGAGATTATGCGGCCAATGGGGTTGGCGCTCCGGCGCCGAATTATTTTTTCATCAATGCTCAGAACAGCGGGTATGAAGAAGTTCCTCCGGATTCGCTTCATAATGAAAAAATACGGCTCATTGCACCCAACTGGGGTGAGAAATGGCACGCAGGCGGGACGTATAATATTTCATGGATTTCCCATGATATAGTCAACCTTAAAATCGAGTATTCGATTGACGGCTGCGATAGTTTGGCTGAATGGAAGCTTATTAAATCCCCTGTCAACGCTTCCCTCGGAAAATATTCGTGGCTGGTTCCCGAAACACCCTCGACAAATTGCTATGTGAGACTCACTGATACTGTTTATCCCTCGGAGTATAAACAAAGTTATGCTCCTTTCGTTATCAGCTATCCCGATATTTATGTTCATCCCAATCCTCTTGTTTTCACTGATACACCGCTTGGTACATCACAATCGCAGTGGTTGACCATTGATAATCCCGGCTCCGATTCCCTCTATGTCAGCAGTATTACCAGCAGTTTGCCTGATTTTACGGTCTCGCCGTCCAGCGTCGCTATCGATGATGGTAAAAGTGTGAATGTCGCGGTTACATTCAGACCTTCTCAACCGGGAGATCGCTCGGGAACTTTTTCTATCTACAATTCGGTTACCTCAAAATCACCTTATATGGTTAATGTCAGGGGCAAAAGTATTGATCCTGTACCTTCCGTTTCGCCCGATTCTCTTAACTTCGGAGATATACGGATAGGCGCGAGCGCAGATACGGTGATGGTCATACGGAATGAGGGAACCGGCGATCTCGTGGTGGAGAGAATCAGTTCGGACCTTCCATATCTATCATTCAATCCGACAGAGGCAACCATACCTGAGGGTGGTCATCAGGATGTAATTGTTACATTCACTCCAAACCAGGAACGTACTTACACCGGTACGATAACAATACAGAGCATAGCCCGGACTGATAGTCTACTGCTGGTACCGGTTCTTGGCCGTGGAGTAACACCGGAAATTGATACTGTGCCAACAAGGGGAAACCGGGTAAATATTGGGAATGTAATTGTCGGGGAAAGCGGTATCGGGTACTTTACCGTTTCCAATCTCGGAACCTATAAACTGACTGTAAATAATATTGTGAGTGATAATCAGGTATTTACACTTGATAAAACCTCATTTTTCATACCGCCTCATGATTCGAGCAGAGTTACGGTAATGTTTAGTCCGGTGTCGGCGGGATATAAGCATGCGAATATCACCGTCTTCAGCGATGACGATAACGAACCATCCGTTACTGTCGAATTTGAAGCTACAGGAGTAGTGGTTGATATAAGTTTGGAACCATCACCGTTAGATATGGGCACAATTAATTATGGCGTTGTCAGTTCGATGGCTTTTAAGATAATGAATAAGGGCAGCAATGACATTCAAGTGAAAAGTATTACAAGCAACAATGCAGCATTCACAAGTGATAGAACCTCACCTTTTACAATACCGAAAAGTGACAGCGCTCTTGTGACGGTAACCATCAAACCGGTTGCCGTGGGTCCTGATTCGGCACAGCTTTCAATCGAGACAGAATATGGAAAA
Protein-coding regions in this window:
- a CDS encoding FHA domain-containing protein produces the protein MIPTLAIVRGPYKGSLKKIRRNSFSIGRADNNDFVIKDIHVSRSHCVIKLLRDGSCMLVDQSTSGTVVNGREINHEKVILENESTIGIGPVLLSFTLEPE
- a CDS encoding FHA domain-containing protein, which gives rise to MYLDVQLRTELIRSYDLGQIQGIIGSYKNASVILDDDEIYPKHAILSQESGNVIITPVSRKTEVYVNARPIHDSYILRENDIINIGLFSLIVQPAKPSRHISPVHKLKPPVSESALRTAEPESEEIPITYSKAEQLLSSKSKSPEPYKHPAEASIEPLKAPDVTVETEKIVEYQPLTLTEKDKDKISGFSIFGRRILSRTIIILSTLIVTVVIILFFVGKSRWFGPGDSSGDISKIRILVEKGDYETAEKMLTNIPGKEGQELLKTVKMNIRVERAIENSQKALQSDSLAALDESINELSGVINELRVTGIDPLGQKKLRNLMTELEKKKTK
- a CDS encoding DUF4384 domain-containing protein produces the protein MVEPRPVETTSDKDSLPKQEPEKSVSQDTSEIVKKGDVWRDGEWIVACAECAELNLSREEAINKATNEARMKAVAFEAGIILVSDTTIDQNEQRVLFDKYTNIKSRGKIVDEDGDPVIEIISTDMKDSRGLPVNIYRVTVRCKVEQEGEHDPMFAVTLDMDKALYKAGETMKFVIQSTQDCYITIFNVHGYDNKVHMLFPNDYDSDNFIFANTVTTIPSADSGIVFKAMLDEKQNRSSELIQVVATKNKVNFAEGWSKEAIFSFYPTPAAAGYTIGKILVNTPCEQWTETAKTLIIEQNNSH
- a CDS encoding LPP20 family lipoprotein, whose amino-acid sequence is MKNAVCIFTLFFTILVAGTCGNKPHTSKIMDAAIIDTISPRSDEVVVIGLSLATYDSTLSTTWAIENGIMRLALYLGIELNDSTLFSQGSFRGPRISRKTDESLINTEGILGISASVRILDIRENKNGIKSVAMGISHPSFRSLTGGKFPSALKTVKPQWIETLPVENGYIYALGFSQPWFNPLRALREAEQNARRSIAQVMGVQVNSEKEFIENGDGVTITGDAVFKTSEILTRTELYDFWENNNTGTVYVLVRTSIKKEQ
- a CDS encoding PEGA domain-containing protein gives rise to the protein MRIKKLYSVFAASVFFLSIVVSVPCEELNNVEVIIDRSGAGYDVYYNLVDSDEKALFEVTVRITENQGQTYIFPKALMGDIGFGISPGERRHFHWDAKADITSPLSAGAVFELVPRRLTGDELGSLTVRGLPSDAEVYLDNKPLGLAPVRELVLPVGNHLLRVKKEEYEDFVENIVIEKKTVKDQIYSLVPTFGYITITGMPDGAEVLLNGEKIGETPIDRKRQKRGYYDVTIKKIGYVDYSTNIEVVTGQTSGVQFELEIIKTGQVTFKGDPDGAEVFVDGQRIGETPIIDREMGSGSYTMTVRKKGYKTYVAPFKVERAQKNESSYKLEIKLKKEAFNKSLILPGSGQRYLEDSTKGNVMTVLQFAAIGGAVLSYLNASKAVNDYNDAKKIYESTKPPQTNIDVERENMKTKHDTAKSASSMVYGTYVAVIGVYLWNVIDIALVKQMNNTNPHVQSFDIKPYSDHEISGISVSMRF